A window from Vibrio orientalis CIP 102891 = ATCC 33934 encodes these proteins:
- the asnC gene encoding transcriptional regulator AsnC, which yields MHTQNVKLDDLDKAILKTLMEDARTPYAEMAKQFEVSPATIHVRIEKMKSADIIQGTEVIVDTKKLGYDVCCFIGINLNAARDYHSALEKLNALEEVVEAYYTTGAYNIFVKLMCRSIEELQYVLIDKLQAIDEVQSTETLISLQNPINRNVNP from the coding sequence ATGCACACGCAAAACGTAAAGCTCGATGATCTTGATAAGGCGATACTCAAAACGTTGATGGAGGATGCTCGTACTCCGTATGCCGAAATGGCCAAACAGTTCGAGGTCAGCCCTGCGACGATTCACGTCCGAATAGAGAAAATGAAGTCAGCCGATATTATCCAAGGGACGGAGGTCATCGTCGATACCAAAAAGCTTGGCTACGACGTATGTTGCTTTATTGGTATCAACCTTAACGCGGCTCGTGATTATCACTCTGCGCTAGAAAAACTAAATGCTTTGGAAGAAGTGGTTGAAGCGTATTACACCACTGGAGCATACAACATTTTCGTCAAGTTAATGTGTCGCTCGATTGAAGAACTGCAATACGTCCTAATCGATAAGCTGCAAGCAATTGATGAAGTCCAATCAACAGAAACCCTCATCTCATTGCAAAACCCGATTAACCGTAACGTTAACCCATAA
- a CDS encoding multidrug effflux MFS transporter — translation MQTANQYVPKKSQLVLLTLLVLFSPLAIDIYLPALPMISSTFHVEHALAQDTITWFLFAMGVGQLFAGPLADKLGRRTVALGGVSIYAVSALLAWSAQNIEWMLVSRLLQGLGACATSVAAFATVRDIFGPQKSGKMISYLNGAICFIPALAPILGSWLTQQFGWRSNFSFMAGFAVVVLVFLWLGLKETNPQLSKEPVFKLHRYLDVVKTPSFVFHASLCMLAMAVILGYVTSAPVVLMENLGLSMNEFTFWFGINAAINIVACMSAPKFMDKFGTHWALTVGIVTLALAGMAMLSLATQATPLAFMLPIFMSSIGFAWILGAAAGKALAPFGDKAGTAAALLGLFQMSGSGLVVGSVQRLGMEPQVMIATLMLIVTPALMILWSKSGKTWHHATA, via the coding sequence GTGCAAACGGCAAACCAATATGTTCCAAAGAAATCGCAACTGGTGTTACTGACACTGTTGGTTTTATTCAGTCCATTAGCGATTGATATTTATCTGCCTGCATTGCCTATGATCTCATCAACGTTTCACGTGGAACACGCGTTAGCACAAGATACGATCACATGGTTTCTATTTGCTATGGGTGTTGGCCAGCTATTTGCTGGACCTTTAGCAGATAAACTCGGACGTCGAACTGTTGCATTGGGCGGTGTCAGCATCTATGCAGTGAGCGCTTTATTGGCGTGGAGTGCTCAAAATATTGAATGGATGTTGGTGTCTCGACTGCTACAAGGCTTAGGTGCATGCGCGACATCAGTAGCAGCCTTTGCAACAGTTCGCGATATTTTTGGACCACAAAAAAGTGGCAAGATGATTAGCTACCTCAACGGGGCAATCTGCTTTATACCCGCGTTAGCTCCTATTCTTGGTAGTTGGTTGACTCAACAATTTGGCTGGCGTTCCAATTTCAGCTTTATGGCCGGCTTTGCGGTGGTCGTGTTGGTGTTCTTATGGCTAGGTTTGAAAGAGACCAATCCGCAATTGAGTAAAGAGCCAGTTTTCAAACTTCATCGTTACTTAGATGTCGTTAAAACGCCTTCGTTCGTGTTCCATGCATCGCTATGTATGTTGGCAATGGCGGTAATCCTTGGCTACGTGACCTCTGCGCCAGTAGTTCTGATGGAAAACTTAGGCCTAAGCATGAATGAGTTCACCTTCTGGTTTGGGATTAATGCGGCAATCAATATCGTAGCATGTATGAGTGCGCCTAAGTTTATGGACAAGTTTGGCACCCATTGGGCGCTAACAGTCGGAATCGTGACTTTAGCATTAGCTGGTATGGCTATGTTGTCACTAGCGACGCAAGCGACGCCACTTGCCTTTATGCTACCAATCTTTATGTCGTCAATTGGCTTTGCATGGATTTTAGGAGCTGCGGCAGGTAAAGCGCTTGCACCATTTGGTGACAAAGCGGGCACTGCAGCGGCACTATTGGGCCTATTTCAAATGAGTGGTTCAGGACTGGTGGTTGGTAGTGTCCAACGCTTAGGTATGGAACCACAAGTGATGATTGCAACCTTGATGCTCATTGTGACTCCAGCCTTGATGATCTTATGGTCGAAGTCAGGTAAGACATGGCATCACGCAACGGCCTAA
- a CDS encoding LysR substrate-binding domain-containing protein, with protein sequence MNIEKLARLDLNLLVCLRVLLEELNVTRAAHRLCLSQSAVSKNLAKLRTQFDDPLFVRHAHGLKPTPKALFLKPKLEVLIHQLEQLTQPEEFSPSSSDYRYQIAAVESVYPLILPHFLPQIFKRAPQVTIATHAWSEETFRQIQRGEIDLGITGKDIDINDAKLTMLPPSDICEQEIYRDNQMCLVRKDHPALGQNWNLENYLAQRHVQVRCDGNERWLLDYRLADYGKERDIAITVPDFNSAASLCSYTDFVFTAPSHFVKLASKQLDLTVLPLPMEFPPMAYTLFWHRDRENDPALSWLRQIIKDKTTALR encoded by the coding sequence ATGAATATTGAAAAGCTCGCACGCCTCGACCTCAATTTGCTGGTATGTTTACGTGTCCTGCTTGAAGAACTCAATGTCACTCGGGCTGCTCACCGACTCTGCTTAAGCCAATCAGCCGTCAGTAAAAACCTCGCTAAGTTGCGTACACAATTCGATGATCCGCTGTTTGTCCGACACGCACACGGTTTGAAACCTACACCTAAAGCGCTGTTTCTCAAACCTAAGCTTGAAGTGCTCATCCATCAACTTGAGCAACTGACTCAACCTGAAGAGTTTTCACCTAGCTCAAGTGATTACCGCTATCAAATTGCCGCTGTAGAAAGTGTCTATCCGTTAATCTTGCCGCACTTTTTGCCACAGATATTTAAACGTGCACCACAAGTAACCATCGCCACCCATGCTTGGTCCGAAGAGACGTTTCGTCAGATACAACGAGGTGAAATAGATCTCGGCATCACAGGTAAAGATATCGATATTAATGATGCCAAGTTGACCATGCTGCCACCCAGCGATATTTGCGAGCAAGAGATCTATCGTGATAATCAAATGTGTTTAGTCCGAAAAGACCACCCAGCATTAGGCCAAAACTGGAATTTAGAGAACTATCTAGCTCAACGTCATGTTCAAGTGCGTTGTGATGGCAATGAACGTTGGCTGTTGGATTATCGTCTCGCGGACTACGGCAAAGAGCGTGACATTGCGATCACGGTGCCTGACTTTAATAGCGCGGCAAGCCTCTGTTCCTATACGGATTTCGTTTTCACTGCGCCAAGCCACTTCGTTAAATTGGCGTCTAAACAACTCGACCTAACCGTACTGCCATTGCCAATGGAGTTTCCTCCGATGGCTTACACGCTATTCTGGCACAGAGACCGAGAAAATGATCCCGCACTCTCTTGGTTACGTCAGATAATTAAAGATAAAACCACCGCACTGAGATAG
- a CDS encoding aminopeptidase P family protein translates to MLTNTEQRLAAIREWLANNNIDALLVPHEDEYLGEYVPAHNERLHWLTGFTGSAGAAVITQDKAAIFVDGRYTVQVTKQVPADLFEYRHLIEEPALDWIKDTLESGASVAIDPRMHNSAWLDIAQAKLASSLELKILDSNPIDELWHDRPAPVVSDVRLMATEAVGQSSDSKRQEIAQLVKKAGADSAVITALDSICWLLNVRGLDVSRLPVLLSHAILHSDSTVEYFLDPARLPTEFDTHVGAGVTVHHPEALQARLETLTGKKVLVDPTTSNAWFKLVLQNAGASVVSKADPCLMPKAAKNSVEIAGMKACHIRDGVAMSKFLCWLDAEVVAGNLHDEATLADKLEAFRSEDPTLMDLSFDTISAAGGNAAMCHYNHENQPEPGQLELNTLYLVDSGGQYLDGTTDITRTIAIGQPSQEMIKQFTLALKGHIGVARARFPKGTRGYQIDTLARQHLWAEGYDYDHGTGHGVGHFLSVHEGPASISKKQIDVPLTEGMVLSNEPGYYRADAFGIRIENLELVVETPTNGDFPVLSFESLTRCPIDKRNINVDMLTRPELAWLNDYHQKVWDEISPLVESEVKEWLRQATLPLAHS, encoded by the coding sequence ATGCTAACTAATACTGAGCAGCGCCTAGCCGCAATTCGCGAGTGGCTTGCAAACAACAATATTGATGCCCTGCTTGTTCCCCATGAAGACGAGTATTTAGGTGAATACGTACCAGCGCATAACGAGCGTTTACACTGGCTAACAGGTTTTACTGGTTCTGCCGGAGCGGCCGTTATCACGCAAGATAAAGCAGCAATTTTTGTTGATGGTCGCTACACAGTACAAGTAACAAAGCAAGTTCCTGCCGATCTATTCGAGTACCGTCACCTGATTGAAGAACCTGCATTAGATTGGATTAAGGACACTCTTGAAAGCGGCGCATCTGTTGCAATCGACCCACGTATGCATAACTCAGCCTGGCTCGATATCGCGCAAGCCAAACTAGCTAGTTCACTTGAGCTAAAGATTCTAGACAGTAACCCTATAGACGAACTGTGGCACGATCGCCCTGCACCTGTGGTTTCTGATGTTCGTTTGATGGCAACCGAAGCCGTAGGTCAATCAAGCGACAGTAAACGCCAAGAAATCGCACAGCTGGTTAAAAAAGCTGGCGCAGACAGCGCAGTGATCACCGCGCTTGATTCTATCTGCTGGCTGCTCAACGTTCGTGGTCTTGATGTATCACGTCTACCAGTACTGCTTTCTCACGCGATTCTGCATTCAGATTCAACTGTTGAATATTTCTTGGATCCCGCTCGCCTACCAACAGAGTTCGATACTCACGTAGGTGCGGGTGTAACAGTACATCACCCAGAAGCATTGCAAGCACGACTTGAAACCCTAACCGGTAAAAAAGTGCTAGTTGACCCTACGACAAGCAACGCATGGTTTAAGCTGGTTCTACAAAACGCCGGAGCATCTGTAGTAAGTAAAGCGGACCCATGTCTAATGCCAAAAGCGGCGAAGAACTCAGTTGAAATCGCAGGCATGAAAGCATGTCATATCCGCGATGGCGTTGCGATGAGTAAGTTCCTGTGTTGGTTAGATGCAGAGGTCGTTGCAGGTAATCTGCATGATGAAGCAACACTGGCTGACAAACTGGAAGCATTCCGTAGCGAAGACCCTACGCTAATGGATCTCAGCTTCGATACCATTTCAGCAGCGGGCGGAAACGCCGCAATGTGTCACTACAATCACGAGAACCAACCTGAGCCAGGTCAGCTCGAGCTGAACACGCTTTACCTAGTTGATTCAGGCGGTCAATACCTAGATGGTACTACCGACATCACACGTACTATCGCGATCGGTCAGCCTTCACAAGAAATGATTAAGCAGTTCACTCTTGCTCTAAAAGGTCATATTGGGGTTGCTCGTGCACGCTTCCCGAAAGGCACTCGTGGTTACCAAATCGATACGCTAGCTCGTCAGCACCTATGGGCTGAAGGTTACGACTATGACCACGGCACGGGGCATGGCGTTGGTCACTTCCTAAGTGTTCATGAAGGCCCAGCGAGCATTTCGAAGAAGCAAATCGACGTGCCTCTAACAGAAGGTATGGTGCTGTCCAACGAGCCAGGTTACTACCGTGCAGATGCGTTTGGTATCCGTATTGAAAACCTAGAGCTTGTTGTCGAAACACCAACAAATGGTGACTTCCCTGTTCTGTCGTTTGAGTCGCTAACACGCTGCCCAATCGACAAGCGCAACATTAATGTGGATATGCTCACTCGTCCAGAGCTTGCTTGGCTGAATGATTACCATCAAAAAGTATGGGATGAAATCAGCCCACTTGTAGAAAGTGAAGTGAAAGAGTGGCTGCGTCAAGCAACACTACCTTTAGCACACAGCTAG